From a region of the Nonlabens dokdonensis DSW-6 genome:
- a CDS encoding DUF4837 family protein, with the protein MNKIYLILAVCFVLISCDDRAVVVQDSAGKLNDILVIIENDDWNGALGDTIRKEFARPLDGIVREEPMFTLNHVKPAAFKGMLRKSRNYLFVQKADSSGVRIKKDLFANPQIGIIVRGKNNEEISNVITENADDMVAIFNKGEIERKQFLMDKVALNTDRLKERFGIDIIVPRAYRYATYNGEVDNNFFWLRRPIKEGTMDLMFYEVDRNRIKRSDSTVLDIVKVRDSIGAIKILTDGGPFQTEPAYSPFLNESQIDGRFAFETKGTWEIKDMFAAGPFVNYAIYNKEKDNWMIIEGYVSAPSSAQRNYLFEIEAILKSLKFIELQKVSSN; encoded by the coding sequence ATGAATAAAATATACTTAATCCTTGCCGTTTGTTTTGTGTTGATAAGCTGCGATGATAGGGCAGTAGTAGTACAAGATAGCGCAGGAAAACTAAACGATATTCTAGTAATCATAGAAAATGACGACTGGAATGGCGCTTTAGGAGATACCATAAGAAAAGAATTTGCAAGACCTCTCGATGGCATCGTGAGAGAAGAACCTATGTTTACTCTTAATCATGTAAAACCTGCAGCTTTTAAAGGTATGTTGAGAAAGTCGCGTAACTACTTATTTGTTCAAAAAGCAGATAGCAGCGGTGTACGCATCAAGAAAGACCTGTTTGCAAATCCGCAAATAGGAATTATCGTTCGTGGAAAGAATAATGAAGAGATCAGCAATGTTATTACAGAAAATGCTGATGATATGGTTGCTATATTTAACAAGGGCGAGATAGAACGCAAGCAATTCCTAATGGATAAGGTAGCATTGAACACAGATCGACTCAAAGAGCGATTTGGTATTGATATTATTGTTCCACGAGCTTATCGCTATGCCACTTATAATGGTGAAGTAGATAACAATTTTTTCTGGTTGAGACGTCCTATCAAAGAAGGGACGATGGACTTGATGTTTTATGAAGTAGATCGCAACCGCATTAAACGTAGTGACAGTACTGTATTGGACATCGTTAAGGTCAGAGATTCTATTGGAGCTATAAAAATCCTTACCGATGGTGGTCCATTCCAGACCGAGCCAGCCTATTCTCCTTTCTTAAATGAAAGCCAAATAGACGGTAGGTTTGCTTTTGAAACCAAAGGAACTTGGGAAATTAAAGATATGTTTGCAGCTGGACCATTTGTCAATTATGCGATTTACAATAAAGAAAAAGACAACTGGATGATCATAGAAGGTTATGTAAGTGCACCTAGTAGTGCACAACGCAATTACCTTTTTGAAATAGAAGCGATCTTAAAAAGTTTAAAGTTTATAGAGCTGCAGAAGGTGAGTAGCAACTAG
- the tatA gene encoding twin-arginine translocase TatA/TatE family subunit, translating to MIANFFLAMPGLWSIILIVVVILLIFGGKKIPELMRGLGGGIKEFKEASKDENDKKEDTNNIES from the coding sequence ATGATAGCAAATTTCTTTTTGGCAATGCCAGGCTTATGGAGTATCATACTTATTGTAGTAGTGATTCTTCTCATTTTCGGAGGTAAGAAAATACCAGAATTGATGCGCGGCTTAGGTGGCGGAATCAAAGAATTTAAAGAGGCCTCAAAAGATGAAAACGATAAAAAAGAAGATACTAACAATATAGAAAGTTAG
- a CDS encoding M23 family metallopeptidase, translated as MAKKKKKNQKNKWTHHYRMVVLNDDTFEERFSLKLNRLNVFIVTIISAVLLIGLTTVLIAFTPIREYIPGYADVTTKKIALQLTKETDSLKQLVATNDEFYGRIKMLLNGDITADEYARIDSIAKVETTVEVPDLSPIKEDSLLREEVAQADRYSVIAGAKAKTNFVFFPPVKGTISGNYDTEIKHYAVDVVAASGTPIKAAADGTVVFASWSADTGYTILIEHAYGLITVYKHAGSLNKEQNDQVLAGEVIAGVGNTGELTTGPHLHFEIWSDGYPLDPTNFINFE; from the coding sequence ATGGCAAAAAAGAAAAAAAAGAACCAAAAGAATAAATGGACGCACCATTACCGCATGGTAGTGCTTAATGATGATACTTTTGAAGAACGCTTCAGTCTCAAATTGAACAGATTAAACGTTTTCATTGTTACCATTATAAGTGCGGTTCTTCTTATAGGTCTTACTACAGTTCTCATAGCATTTACTCCCATAAGAGAATATATTCCAGGTTATGCAGACGTGACGACTAAAAAAATTGCGCTACAACTCACTAAAGAAACCGATTCTTTAAAGCAACTCGTGGCAACAAATGACGAGTTCTACGGCCGTATAAAAATGCTACTAAATGGAGATATCACTGCAGATGAGTATGCCAGAATAGACAGCATCGCCAAAGTAGAAACAACAGTTGAGGTGCCAGATCTCAGTCCTATCAAAGAAGATAGTCTGTTAAGAGAAGAAGTCGCCCAAGCAGATCGTTATAGCGTCATCGCCGGAGCAAAAGCAAAAACCAACTTTGTTTTCTTCCCACCAGTAAAGGGAACTATTTCCGGCAATTATGATACAGAAATCAAACATTATGCGGTAGACGTGGTCGCAGCTTCAGGAACTCCCATAAAAGCCGCTGCAGACGGCACTGTGGTGTTTGCCAGCTGGAGTGCAGATACTGGTTACACTATTTTAATTGAGCATGCTTACGGCCTGATAACGGTTTACAAACATGCTGGTAGTCTCAATAAAGAACAAAACGATCAAGTTCTTGCAGGTGAGGTTATTGCAGGTGTAGGTAATACAGGAGAACTCACTACTGGACCGCACTTGCATTTTGAAATTTGGAGCGATGGCTATCCTCTCGATCCTACTAATTTTATCAATTTTGAATAA
- a CDS encoding GH3 auxin-responsive promoter family protein translates to MSIKSLAAKVFAATIDKKTKKWASDPVGSQDKVFKYLLKTAGNTAFAKAHSFSSIKTHHDFIDQVPVRDYEQLRPFVDRVVAGEEDILWPGKPLYFAKTSGTTSGAKYIPITKESMPEHVKAARNAILSYIHETGNSKFVDGKMIFLQGSPDMETKNGIQLGRLSGIVAHYVPNYLQKNRLPSMKTNCIDDWETKVEAVIDETLPEKMSVISGIPSWVQMYFERIVQRTGKKVGEVFPDFNLFIYGGVNFEPYRAKFDQLIGRKVDSIELFPASEGFFAYQDKQNEKGMLLLLDAGIFYEFIPADKFYDKNPPRLTIGEVEIGVNYVLIISTTAGLWAYNIGDTVAFTSTKPYRVVVTGRIKHYISASGEHVIGKEVEEAMKAASQELDVVINEFTVAPQLSPLEGALPYHEWFVEFGEINTDLKKLEASLDLQMRKQNSYYDDLITGKILQPLKITSVPENGFKQYMKTIGKLGGQNKLPRLSNDRKIAEVLEKIISDS, encoded by the coding sequence ATGTCAATAAAGTCTCTTGCCGCAAAGGTTTTTGCCGCTACCATTGATAAGAAAACAAAAAAATGGGCATCTGATCCAGTAGGCTCACAGGATAAAGTTTTTAAATATTTATTGAAGACTGCTGGTAATACCGCTTTCGCGAAAGCGCACTCTTTTTCCAGCATTAAAACACATCATGACTTTATAGATCAAGTTCCAGTTCGTGATTATGAACAACTGCGACCTTTTGTCGATAGAGTAGTGGCAGGAGAAGAAGATATCTTATGGCCAGGAAAACCGCTTTACTTTGCTAAAACATCGGGAACAACCAGCGGTGCAAAATACATTCCTATCACAAAGGAATCCATGCCAGAGCATGTAAAAGCCGCCCGTAACGCCATTTTGAGTTATATCCACGAGACAGGAAATTCAAAATTTGTCGATGGTAAAATGATTTTCCTTCAGGGAAGTCCAGATATGGAGACTAAAAATGGCATTCAGTTGGGGCGTTTGAGTGGTATTGTGGCTCATTATGTACCTAATTACCTTCAGAAAAACAGGTTGCCTTCTATGAAAACCAATTGCATCGACGATTGGGAAACTAAAGTAGAAGCTGTGATTGATGAAACCCTGCCAGAAAAAATGAGCGTGATTTCTGGTATTCCTAGTTGGGTGCAAATGTATTTTGAACGTATTGTACAACGTACTGGTAAAAAAGTAGGCGAAGTATTTCCAGACTTTAATTTGTTCATTTATGGTGGCGTCAATTTTGAACCGTATCGAGCAAAATTTGACCAATTAATAGGTCGTAAAGTAGATAGTATTGAGCTTTTTCCAGCTAGTGAAGGTTTTTTTGCCTATCAGGATAAACAAAATGAGAAAGGGATGTTACTCCTTCTCGATGCCGGCATTTTTTACGAGTTCATTCCAGCCGATAAATTTTATGATAAAAATCCACCAAGATTAACAATAGGTGAGGTAGAAATAGGTGTCAATTATGTGCTTATTATTTCTACTACAGCAGGTTTATGGGCATACAACATAGGTGATACTGTTGCGTTTACGAGTACAAAACCTTATCGAGTTGTTGTTACAGGAAGGATCAAACATTACATTAGCGCTAGTGGTGAACACGTAATAGGTAAAGAGGTTGAAGAAGCAATGAAAGCCGCTTCACAAGAACTAGATGTTGTAATTAACGAATTTACCGTTGCACCACAATTAAGCCCGCTAGAAGGAGCGTTGCCTTATCATGAATGGTTTGTAGAATTTGGTGAGATTAATACCGACTTAAAAAAACTAGAAGCTTCACTAGATCTTCAAATGAGAAAACAAAACTCCTATTATGACGATTTAATAACTGGTAAAATTCTACAGCCTTTAAAAATTACATCAGTTCCTGAAAATGGTTTCAAACAATACATGAAAACCATAGGTAAATTAGGTGGTCAGAATAAATTGCCAAGACTTTCTAATGATCGTAAAATTGCTGAGGTGTTGGAGAAGATTATTTCTGACTCTTAG
- a CDS encoding DUF6909 family protein, with product MPIINVEPRTRAQESTNAIERMYITMRHLFNRGFYKPMGVSGESLRESLLTLRPEIYGSIGEAKIELSGLLYVMDRLPVGIEECTYINLTSDEGYEGSHFKAIIPKKRRRNCYRIDEQQMNIEVTRGRSEIYDILTHLTFLMIESHKIMKQVIVGDNGNTTRDWKCLEDAIAKKKLSKEEKEVAITHVANILGRTFDEVTSVYKEFSTTTNPNRFLSIIYHLGRLAKQEVLDEEKRLVTFSPVLRERLGHHIHGDIWAMRIKKHLVEHGLFDRPLHIISANLHSVMNSLYGPKALASQMQKKSRMEIFADLSNDSGKKNRDLIKKHALANGMTELKDQSGTNIDVQIFDLSNCEFEKVDFCDIRFRESENSTKPVLIVMDYAFGEQAYETMDELLKPFKDENGKTHQMNVRSINVMGKAGILEGDKGDIMVPDAHVFEGTADNYPFKNRLSKKDLESDDIKVVTGSMVTVLGTSLQNKDLLEFFYNSSWRVIGLEMEGAHYQKAIQAASRVRRSIRKKVKVRYAYYASDNPLKTGHTLASGGLGLIGVKPVYVITEKILEQIMENSISSQEQTNSTTDS from the coding sequence ATGCCAATAATAAACGTAGAACCACGTACAAGAGCTCAAGAAAGTACTAACGCCATAGAACGCATGTACATCACCATGCGACATTTATTTAATAGAGGTTTTTATAAACCCATGGGCGTAAGTGGAGAATCTTTAAGAGAATCTTTACTAACCTTGCGACCAGAAATTTATGGTTCCATAGGAGAAGCAAAAATAGAATTGAGTGGTTTACTTTATGTAATGGATCGATTGCCAGTAGGTATTGAAGAATGTACTTATATCAACTTGACTAGTGATGAAGGTTATGAAGGCTCTCATTTTAAAGCTATTATTCCTAAAAAAAGAAGGCGCAATTGCTATCGTATCGATGAGCAGCAAATGAATATAGAGGTGACTCGTGGAAGATCAGAGATCTATGATATTCTAACACACCTTACCTTCTTAATGATAGAATCGCATAAGATCATGAAACAAGTGATTGTAGGCGATAACGGCAATACAACAAGAGACTGGAAATGCTTAGAAGATGCGATAGCAAAGAAAAAACTTTCTAAAGAAGAAAAAGAAGTGGCGATAACGCATGTGGCAAATATTTTAGGCCGCACCTTTGATGAGGTAACTTCAGTTTATAAAGAATTCAGCACCACAACAAATCCCAATCGTTTTCTAAGCATTATTTATCACTTAGGAAGACTCGCAAAACAAGAAGTTTTGGATGAAGAAAAACGACTGGTCACATTTTCGCCAGTTTTAAGAGAACGATTAGGCCATCATATTCATGGTGATATCTGGGCAATGCGCATTAAAAAACATTTAGTCGAGCACGGCCTTTTTGATAGGCCATTACATATCATTAGTGCAAACTTACACAGTGTAATGAACTCCCTTTATGGTCCAAAAGCGCTTGCTAGTCAAATGCAAAAGAAAAGCCGCATGGAGATCTTTGCAGATCTTAGTAACGATAGCGGTAAGAAAAACCGTGATTTGATTAAAAAACATGCGCTTGCTAATGGGATGACAGAGCTTAAAGATCAAAGTGGTACTAATATAGACGTACAAATTTTTGATCTTTCTAATTGTGAATTTGAGAAAGTAGATTTTTGTGATATCCGCTTTCGCGAAAGCGAGAACTCCACAAAACCTGTTCTTATTGTTATGGATTATGCTTTTGGTGAACAAGCCTATGAAACTATGGATGAGTTGTTAAAACCATTTAAGGATGAAAACGGCAAAACACACCAGATGAATGTGCGATCCATAAATGTAATGGGTAAAGCTGGAATTTTAGAAGGCGATAAAGGCGATATCATGGTGCCAGATGCGCATGTTTTTGAAGGTACGGCAGATAATTATCCGTTTAAGAATAGATTGAGTAAAAAGGATTTAGAAAGTGATGACATTAAAGTAGTTACAGGATCTATGGTGACTGTTTTAGGAACCTCTCTACAGAATAAAGATTTACTAGAGTTTTTCTACAACTCAAGCTGGAGAGTTATCGGTCTAGAAATGGAAGGAGCACATTATCAAAAGGCTATTCAGGCGGCTTCTCGTGTGCGTCGTAGCATACGCAAGAAAGTAAAAGTAAGATATGCCTATTATGCCAGTGATAATCCATTAAAAACGGGACACACACTTGCCAGTGGTGGACTGGGATTAATAGGTGTAAAACCGGTTTATGTAATTACAGAAAAGATATTGGAGCAAATTATGGAGAATAGTATCTCATCTCAAGAGCAAACAAATTCTACTACAGACTCATAA
- the rfbC gene encoding dTDP-4-dehydrorhamnose 3,5-epimerase: protein MKVSPTPLFDCIIIEPAVFPDARGKFVVAFDSIAFAKAVPKQKPFITTNESTSTYGVLRGLHAQKGEAAQAKLVRCISGRILDVVVDYRPESPTYLKHFTTELSGENNKQLLVPRGFLHGFSVLSETAIVNYQIDNTYQPDMEIGIRYDDPKLNIDWQLPKEDIILSEKDEKLGYL, encoded by the coding sequence ATGAAAGTGAGTCCTACTCCTCTGTTTGATTGTATTATCATAGAGCCTGCGGTTTTTCCAGATGCTCGAGGCAAATTTGTAGTAGCCTTTGATAGTATCGCTTTCGCGAAAGCGGTTCCAAAACAAAAACCATTTATTACGACAAATGAAAGTACCTCTACCTACGGTGTTTTGAGAGGATTGCATGCACAAAAAGGCGAAGCTGCTCAAGCAAAATTAGTACGCTGTATTAGTGGTCGTATTCTCGATGTTGTAGTAGATTATAGGCCAGAATCACCTACTTATTTAAAACATTTCACTACCGAATTATCTGGTGAGAATAACAAACAACTTTTAGTTCCTAGGGGTTTTTTACACGGCTTTTCTGTACTTTCTGAAACGGCAATCGTGAATTATCAAATAGATAATACTTATCAACCAGATATGGAAATAGGCATCAGATATGATGATCCTAAGTTAAACATAGACTGGCAATTGCCTAAAGAAGATATTATTCTATCTGAGAAGGATGAGAAATTAGGCTATTTGTAA
- the rfbD gene encoding dTDP-4-dehydrorhamnose reductase, which yields MKKILITGANGMLGTAIAAELIDYTLFVFSSKELDITCSFQLDQKIKNIQPDYIINCAAYTAVDLAESEQEKAFKINAIAVQKMAQIAKQYNATLIHFSTDYVFNGEATVSYLTDQKTDPINVYGASKLAGEKAITQIDGKHYIFRISWLYAPHGKNFFRWVAETDMKELNIVDSQTGSPTSALDVATFIKEVIENDPATYGIYNFTNQGEMTWYAFAKAINQKLGLSKMIQPVAEFKTAAKRPFYSVMNCEKTERVFDYQIPSIEKGLHEVVRRFKS from the coding sequence TTGAAAAAAATTCTAATCACAGGAGCAAACGGAATGCTAGGAACAGCTATCGCAGCTGAACTAATAGACTATACATTATTTGTGTTTTCAAGTAAAGAACTGGATATAACTTGTAGTTTTCAACTGGACCAAAAAATCAAAAATATACAACCAGATTACATTATCAATTGCGCTGCATACACAGCCGTAGATCTTGCAGAAAGCGAGCAAGAAAAAGCGTTTAAAATTAATGCGATTGCGGTTCAAAAAATGGCGCAAATTGCAAAACAATATAATGCTACCTTAATTCATTTCTCTACAGATTATGTTTTTAATGGAGAGGCTACAGTTTCTTATTTAACAGATCAAAAAACAGACCCTATAAATGTTTACGGTGCCAGCAAACTAGCTGGAGAAAAAGCCATTACTCAAATTGACGGTAAACATTACATCTTTAGAATCTCTTGGTTATATGCACCGCATGGAAAGAATTTCTTCCGTTGGGTTGCTGAAACAGATATGAAGGAACTAAATATAGTCGATTCTCAGACAGGTTCTCCTACTAGCGCACTAGATGTAGCTACTTTTATAAAAGAGGTTATAGAAAACGATCCTGCGACATACGGAATTTACAATTTTACCAATCAAGGTGAGATGACGTGGTACGCTTTCGCGAAAGCGATAAATCAAAAGCTGGGATTAAGTAAAATGATACAACCAGTAGCAGAGTTTAAAACCGCTGCAAAACGACCTTTTTATAGTGTTATGAATTGTGAGAAGACTGAGCGTGTTTTTGATTATCAAATCCCTTCTATTGAAAAAGGACTGCATGAAGTGGTGAGGAGATTTAAGAGTTAG
- a CDS encoding T9SS type A sorting domain-containing protein, which produces MKIITLTLLLFLLTAISATAQIINIPDPVFKTELTTTNCVFVNGLAASSVDRNGDGEVQVSEALAVTELRLTNELTSDVTGLEAFTNLEEIVFLYYGGNSSWPMVFDFNQLTQLKKIDAYAFPFDVLNVSQLQNLEVLSFYFTGGLNDIDLSNNAQLRSFYVGPGGGSFATLDFSNCPLLESLFIDNGSVGSLNIKNGSLLNPNSFGVNATYICVDPQEEREISGLVNQNTIVNSYCSFTPGGDFNEMNGSTRFNTSGNCAPSDPLLSNIMYGYTDGNLTGAVYSNTGNYNIYVPYGSYAVTPQLENPSYWNITPPSGTVNFPAQTSPQTQDFCISANGSIEDLEVTIFEMSEPRPGFDVDYRVVVRNKGNQPASGTVTLEYQNDFMTLLSSSPVASTPMVDQLSWGFLNLNPLTNVSFDYTMTLNTPTAAVNPLDIGDFVNFTAIVNGTGTDAMPADNALVYDQEIINSYDPNDKTCLHGATITPSQVGDYVYYKIRFENLGTASAVNVVIKDEINLSQFDINTLVPLDSSHDYVTRVRDNNIVEFIFENINLDFNDATNDGYVVFKIKTLNTLVEGDTFDNNAGIYFDFNAPIITNTEVVTIMSTASIEEVTDKSVVIYPNPTNGILHINSKNNLKSTTLVDLNGRFLKQINFIGNRTNQQLDFSTLGKGIYFLTVTTDFGSRVEKLVIN; this is translated from the coding sequence ATGAAAATTATAACATTAACCTTACTACTATTCTTGCTAACTGCTATATCAGCAACGGCCCAAATTATTAACATTCCTGATCCTGTTTTTAAAACGGAGTTAACAACGACAAATTGTGTTTTTGTAAATGGTTTGGCAGCAAGCAGTGTAGATAGAAATGGAGATGGAGAAGTTCAAGTTTCAGAAGCGCTTGCGGTTACTGAATTAAGATTAACAAACGAGCTAACTTCTGATGTTACAGGTCTAGAGGCATTTACTAATTTAGAAGAAATAGTTTTTTTATACTACGGCGGCAACTCATCATGGCCAATGGTTTTTGATTTCAATCAATTAACCCAACTTAAAAAGATAGATGCCTATGCATTTCCATTTGATGTTCTTAATGTTAGTCAATTACAAAACCTAGAGGTATTAAGTTTTTATTTTACAGGTGGGTTAAACGATATTGATTTAAGTAATAATGCCCAGCTTAGAAGTTTTTATGTAGGTCCTGGAGGCGGAAGCTTTGCCACGTTGGACTTTTCAAATTGTCCTTTATTAGAATCTTTATTCATAGATAACGGTTCTGTAGGTTCTTTAAACATCAAAAATGGTTCTCTTCTAAATCCTAATTCATTTGGTGTTAACGCAACATATATATGTGTGGATCCCCAAGAGGAAAGGGAAATTTCCGGCCTAGTTAATCAAAACACTATAGTTAACTCTTATTGCTCTTTCACACCAGGTGGAGATTTTAATGAGATGAATGGATCGACTCGTTTCAACACATCTGGAAATTGCGCACCATCTGATCCGTTATTGAGTAATATCATGTATGGATATACTGATGGGAATTTAACAGGTGCTGTTTACAGCAATACTGGTAACTATAATATTTATGTACCATATGGTTCATACGCTGTAACCCCTCAATTAGAAAACCCATCCTACTGGAACATTACACCACCTAGCGGGACTGTTAATTTTCCAGCTCAAACATCTCCACAGACTCAGGATTTTTGTATAAGTGCAAATGGTTCAATAGAAGATCTTGAAGTGACGATTTTTGAAATGTCTGAGCCACGTCCCGGATTTGATGTAGACTATAGAGTTGTGGTGAGAAATAAAGGAAACCAGCCAGCAAGTGGAACAGTTACCTTAGAATATCAAAACGATTTTATGACCTTGTTATCTTCCAGTCCAGTAGCATCGACACCAATGGTAGATCAATTAAGCTGGGGTTTTTTAAATTTGAATCCATTAACAAATGTGAGTTTTGATTATACCATGACACTCAATACACCTACAGCAGCTGTGAATCCATTAGATATAGGTGATTTTGTAAATTTTACCGCGATTGTTAATGGAACAGGAACTGACGCTATGCCAGCTGATAATGCATTAGTTTATGATCAAGAAATAATCAACAGCTACGATCCTAATGATAAAACCTGTTTACATGGCGCAACCATCACACCTAGTCAGGTAGGCGATTATGTGTATTATAAAATCCGATTTGAGAATTTAGGGACTGCAAGTGCTGTTAATGTGGTGATCAAAGATGAGATTAATCTATCACAATTTGATATAAATACGCTTGTACCTTTAGATAGCAGTCACGATTATGTTACTCGAGTAAGAGATAACAACATAGTAGAATTCATTTTTGAGAACATTAATCTGGATTTTAATGATGCAACAAACGATGGCTACGTGGTATTTAAAATAAAGACATTGAACACACTTGTAGAAGGCGATACTTTTGATAATAACGCAGGTATTTATTTTGATTTCAATGCACCTATTATCACAAATACTGAGGTAGTAACCATCATGAGTACCGCTAGTATAGAAGAAGTAACCGATAAGAGCGTTGTCATTTATCCTAATCCTACTAATGGCATTCTACATATAAATTCAAAAAACAATCTTAAAAGCACGACTCTAGTAGATTTAAACGGCAGGTTTTTAAAGCAAATCAATTTTATAGGAAATAGGACCAATCAGCAGTTGGATTTCTCAACATTAGGAAAAGGCATTTACTTTTTGACAGTAACGACAGATTTTGGTTCTAGAGTAGAGAAACTGGTCATTAATTAA
- the gmd gene encoding GDP-mannose 4,6-dehydratase — MSVQHHKVALITGVTGQDGAYLSEFLLKKGYEVHGIKRRASLFNTDRIDHLYQDPHETDVNFKLHYGDLTDTTNLTRIIKETQPDEIYNLAAMSHVQVSFEMPEYTANADGIGALRILESVRLLGMEKKTKVYQASTSELYGKVQEIPQSETTPFYPRSPYAVAKMYAYWATVNYREAYGMFACNGILFNHESPVRGETFVTRKITRATSKIVKGLQDKVYLGNLDAKRDWGHAKDYVRMMWMILQHDEPEDWVIATGTTTSVRDFVRMAFQYVGIELEFTGEGVDEKGTVKSCSNPDYQLEIGKEVVAVDPRYFRPTEVDLLIGDPTKAKEKLGWVPEIALQELVNDMMKSDLHLMSREEYLKNGGYRINNYFE, encoded by the coding sequence ATGTCAGTACAGCATCATAAAGTAGCTTTAATTACCGGAGTAACTGGTCAGGATGGCGCTTATTTAAGTGAGTTTTTATTAAAAAAAGGATATGAAGTACACGGTATCAAACGCCGTGCTTCATTGTTTAATACAGATCGTATCGATCATCTGTACCAGGATCCGCATGAGACTGATGTAAATTTCAAATTGCATTATGGTGATCTTACGGATACGACTAACCTGACTAGAATCATCAAGGAAACACAGCCAGATGAGATTTATAATCTTGCAGCAATGTCACACGTTCAAGTTTCTTTTGAAATGCCAGAATACACCGCAAATGCCGACGGAATAGGTGCGCTACGTATCCTAGAATCTGTACGCTTGCTAGGAATGGAAAAGAAGACTAAAGTTTATCAAGCTTCTACATCAGAATTGTATGGTAAAGTTCAGGAAATTCCACAATCAGAAACGACGCCTTTTTATCCGCGTAGTCCTTATGCTGTGGCAAAAATGTATGCCTACTGGGCAACGGTAAATTATCGTGAAGCTTATGGAATGTTTGCTTGTAATGGGATTCTGTTTAACCATGAATCTCCAGTACGTGGAGAGACATTTGTGACTCGTAAAATAACACGTGCTACTTCTAAAATTGTAAAAGGACTTCAAGATAAAGTGTATTTAGGTAATCTAGATGCAAAAAGAGATTGGGGACATGCTAAAGATTATGTGCGCATGATGTGGATGATCCTACAGCACGATGAGCCTGAAGATTGGGTGATTGCGACAGGAACAACGACTAGCGTGCGTGATTTTGTTCGCATGGCATTTCAATACGTAGGAATAGAACTAGAATTTACTGGAGAAGGCGTGGATGAGAAAGGAACCGTAAAATCTTGCTCAAATCCAGATTACCAACTAGAAATAGGAAAAGAAGTTGTAGCGGTAGATCCACGATATTTCCGTCCTACAGAGGTGGATTTATTGATAGGCGATCCAACAAAAGCCAAAGAAAAGCTAGGTTGGGTTCCAGAGATCGCATTACAAGAATTAGTAAATGACATGATGAAAAGCGATTTACACTTAATGTCTCGAGAAGAGTATTTGAAAAATGGTGGGTACCGCATTAATAACTATTTTGAATGA